In Brevibacterium zhoupengii, the following are encoded in one genomic region:
- a CDS encoding LysR family transcriptional regulator: protein MASYAPGGSGSQISPEDLLTLLAVARLGKFTAAAHSLGLNHTTVSRRIAALEKGYGERLLVASPDGWELSAAGRLLLPVAEDIEAALGRIDSHANSALSGTIRLACPQAFALEYAVPALTRLQRSHPGLQFELIAATQRARQYRSGVDIEVVVGRPNAPRSIAKHIRDYRLQLYASHDYLRSHSTPTTIDDLAEHRLIYYIENSLQVDDLDEAGNALPRSKGFFRSTSVHAHVLATSNGVGIGILPDFLAANNSRLVQVLPGEFSKPVSYWASVRHESLRNAGVRSVLEVL, encoded by the coding sequence ATGGCTTCATATGCACCAGGCGGTTCCGGTTCGCAGATCTCACCCGAGGATCTGCTGACGCTGCTTGCCGTGGCCCGGTTGGGCAAGTTCACGGCCGCCGCCCACAGCCTGGGGCTCAACCACACCACCGTGTCCCGACGCATCGCAGCCCTGGAGAAAGGCTACGGCGAACGACTGCTCGTGGCCTCCCCTGACGGGTGGGAGCTCAGTGCCGCTGGCCGTCTTCTGCTGCCAGTGGCCGAGGACATCGAAGCCGCGCTGGGACGCATCGACTCCCACGCCAACTCGGCGCTGTCCGGCACGATCCGCCTGGCCTGCCCTCAGGCCTTCGCCCTCGAGTACGCGGTACCGGCCCTGACCCGGCTGCAGCGCAGCCATCCCGGACTGCAGTTCGAACTCATCGCGGCGACCCAACGGGCCAGACAGTACCGTTCGGGTGTGGACATCGAGGTCGTTGTCGGTCGGCCGAACGCGCCGCGCAGCATCGCGAAGCACATCCGCGACTACCGGCTCCAGCTCTATGCCTCGCATGATTACCTGCGCAGCCACAGCACACCGACGACGATCGACGACCTCGCCGAGCATCGGCTCATCTACTACATTGAGAACTCGCTTCAGGTCGACGACCTCGACGAGGCCGGCAACGCTCTTCCACGGAGCAAGGGCTTCTTCCGCTCCACCTCCGTGCATGCTCACGTACTCGCCACCTCTAACGGGGTCGGCATCGGGATCCTGCCCGACTTCCTCGCCGCGAACAACAGCCGCCTGGTGCAGGTGCTGCCTGGGGAGTTCTCGAAACCGGTCTCCTACTGGGCTTCGGTCCGCCACGAATCCCTGCGCAATGCAGGGGTCCGCAGCGTCCTCGAGGTCCTCTGA
- a CDS encoding 3-hydroxybutyrate dehydrogenase → MVDLSSTRALVTGGASGLGKAMSEAFAAAGAHVIVADVNAESAEAVAGDIGGEAWTVNLADTSALDGLDLDVDILVNNAGIQRIHPITEFPLDEWRLINTLMLEAPFVLTKAALPSMYEKGWGRVINLSSIHGLRASANKSAYVAAKHGLMGLTKTTALEAGPHGVTCNAINPGYVMTPMVKGQIADQAKTNGITEDEVLEQVFLGHSAVPKLADPGDIAALALFLASDAAAVINGSAHSVDGGWSAA, encoded by the coding sequence ATGGTCGATCTCAGCAGCACACGCGCCCTCGTCACAGGGGGAGCCTCCGGCCTCGGCAAGGCAATGAGCGAAGCCTTCGCCGCAGCAGGAGCACACGTCATCGTCGCTGACGTCAATGCGGAATCGGCGGAAGCCGTGGCCGGCGACATCGGGGGAGAAGCGTGGACGGTCAACCTCGCGGACACCTCGGCGCTGGATGGACTTGATCTCGACGTCGACATCCTCGTCAACAACGCCGGCATTCAGCGCATCCACCCGATCACCGAATTCCCCCTCGACGAATGGCGGCTGATCAATACGCTCATGCTCGAAGCGCCGTTCGTGCTCACAAAGGCGGCGCTGCCGTCGATGTATGAGAAGGGGTGGGGCCGGGTCATCAACCTCTCCTCGATCCACGGGCTGCGTGCCTCGGCGAACAAATCGGCGTACGTGGCGGCCAAGCACGGGCTCATGGGACTGACGAAGACGACCGCGCTTGAGGCGGGGCCACACGGGGTGACCTGCAATGCGATCAACCCCGGCTATGTGATGACGCCGATGGTCAAGGGTCAGATCGCCGATCAGGCGAAGACGAACGGCATCACCGAAGACGAGGTCCTCGAGCAGGTCTTCCTCGGCCATTCGGCGGTGCCGAAACTTGCCGATCCCGGTGACATCGCTGCACTCGCACTGTTCCTGGCCAGCGACGCGGCCGCGGTCATCAACGGCAGCGCACACAGCGTCGACGGCGGCTGGTCCGCGGCCTAG
- a CDS encoding MFS transporter, whose amino-acid sequence MSSSNNAERKTIRAQLRKVVAASMAGTVVEWYEFFLYGSAATLVFNHILFPPSDDPLTPILAGFATYAVGFIARPIGGIVFGHFGDKYGRKKLLQLSIVLVGVATFLMGCLPTFDQIGPFAPILLVLLRVVQGFAVGGEWGGAVLLVAEHAPNKERGFWSSFPQSGVPLGNLLATAVLFILTATLTEEHFLSWGWRVAFWLSAVIVLIGYYIRTRVSDAPIFDEVQAEEIEEGVDYGIKAVFKRYPREVFAAMGLRFVENIHYYLVVTFSITYLSIAVKIESSEILGLLLGAHAIHAVLVPFVGAMADKVGRKLPYGIGIVLTASWGFFAFPMYDTASAGMIFLALLLGLIFHALMYAGQPAIMSEMFPTHMRNSGVSTGYQVTAIVAGSFAPIIATALLQQFESSVPIAFYLLAAAVISMIALLYTKETKGIDLRSLDQVDKDRRHAAQR is encoded by the coding sequence TGCGCAAGGTCGTCGCCGCCTCGATGGCCGGAACCGTCGTCGAGTGGTACGAGTTCTTCCTCTACGGTTCGGCCGCCACCCTGGTGTTCAACCACATTCTGTTCCCACCGTCGGATGACCCGCTGACACCGATCCTGGCGGGCTTCGCCACCTACGCGGTCGGCTTCATCGCCCGCCCCATCGGCGGTATCGTCTTCGGCCACTTCGGTGACAAGTACGGACGGAAGAAGCTCTTGCAGCTGTCGATCGTCCTCGTCGGTGTGGCCACATTCCTCATGGGATGTCTGCCGACGTTCGATCAGATCGGGCCCTTCGCCCCGATTCTCCTCGTCCTGCTGCGCGTCGTGCAGGGCTTCGCCGTGGGCGGCGAGTGGGGTGGAGCGGTCCTCCTCGTGGCCGAGCATGCACCGAACAAGGAACGCGGCTTCTGGTCGTCCTTCCCGCAGTCCGGTGTGCCATTGGGCAACCTGCTCGCCACCGCGGTGCTCTTCATCCTCACCGCAACGCTGACCGAAGAGCACTTCCTCTCGTGGGGCTGGCGCGTGGCCTTCTGGCTCTCGGCCGTCATCGTGCTCATCGGCTACTACATCCGCACCCGTGTCTCAGACGCACCGATCTTCGACGAGGTCCAGGCTGAAGAGATCGAAGAGGGCGTGGACTACGGCATCAAGGCCGTCTTCAAGCGCTACCCCCGCGAAGTCTTCGCCGCGATGGGCCTGCGCTTCGTCGAGAACATCCACTACTATCTCGTGGTGACCTTCTCGATCACATATCTGTCGATCGCGGTCAAGATCGAGTCAAGCGAGATCCTCGGCCTCCTGCTCGGAGCCCATGCGATCCACGCTGTGCTCGTGCCCTTCGTCGGGGCCATGGCGGACAAGGTCGGGCGCAAGCTGCCCTACGGAATCGGCATCGTTCTCACGGCAAGCTGGGGCTTCTTCGCCTTCCCGATGTACGACACAGCCAGCGCCGGGATGATCTTCCTCGCCCTGCTGCTGGGACTCATCTTCCACGCACTGATGTATGCCGGCCAGCCGGCGATCATGTCGGAGATGTTCCCGACCCACATGCGCAACTCGGGTGTCTCGACCGGCTACCAGGTCACGGCGATCGTGGCAGGCTCGTTCGCGCCGATCATCGCCACTGCACTGCTGCAGCAGTTCGAGTCCTCAGTGCCGATCGCGTTCTACCTGCTGGCAGCCGCAGTGATCTCGATGATCGCTCTTCTGTACACGAAGGAGACGAAGGGCATCGACCTGCGTTCGTTGGACCAGGTGGATAAGGACCGTCGTCACGCAGCACAGCGCTGA